The following are encoded together in the Babylonia areolata isolate BAREFJ2019XMU chromosome 18, ASM4173473v1, whole genome shotgun sequence genome:
- the LOC143292061 gene encoding ganglioside GM2 activator-like: protein MAGVTTVWCCWCVWAAFSVALCANVERFSQQQGGTSGYHGKLDDVHHVPLQMLKSTERHDPSQAHRQAGTWFSWNDCGQPSSVVHVGEMRMTPDPLTSPGDALLVVNATLTTTLASPVEADVSLAIHKFGVWIPVPCPGCKFTNVCSQLSAFFTCPPKQGPLNLAIHFSIPPHLTTGYIRETVNFKSQGKWFGCFQVFFHLG from the exons ATGGCTGGTGTTACCACCgtgtggtgctgttggtgtgtgtgggcggcTTTCTCCGTGGCGCTTTGTGCCAACGTGGAGAGGTTTAGCCAACAGCAGGGCGGCACCAGTGGCTACCATGGCAAGCTGGATGACGTTCATCATGTTCCTCTTCAGATGCTGAAGTCAACTGAGCGGCATGACCCGTCACAG GCGCACCGACAGGCCGGCACGTGGTTCAGCTGGAACGACTGCGGCCAGCCCAGCTCCGTGGTGCACGTGGGCGAGATGCGGATGACCCCTGACCCCCTTACTTCCCCTGGTGACGCTCTTCTGGTCGTCAACGCCACCCTGACCACCACCCTGGCTAGTCCGGTtgag gcggaTGTCAGCCTTGCTATCCATAAGTTCGGCGTATGGATACCTGTCCCCTGTCCAGGCTGCAAATTCACCAACGTCTGTTCCCAACTGTCTGCCTTCTTCACCTGCCCTCCCAAACAG GGCCCCCTCAACTTGGCCATCCACTTTTCAATCCCTCCACACCTGACGACTGGCTACATTCGCGAAACGGTGAACTTCAAGTCACAGGGCAAGTGGTTTGGCTGCTTTCAGGTCTTCTTCCACCTGGGCTGA
- the LOC143292062 gene encoding uncharacterized protein LOC143292062 codes for MAKRTGLYTACLILFPLAFAAFVVGFGCPVWIANSDINFGLWQTCSRVFIDCGTFDFDEGEDWLIGVRAVEIFALVMLAVAAAQLAYETCCGNFSGRNAAQRVAPGFLCVLGGSGGLAGIIVYAIKTNDGITGDTVYGWALMLVAAGAALAFLLGVGFFVSGCALEKREEDPDKAPINAYGTPYLPSSSQGGDSHEMTAFTNKAGPAREDGAARPYLPGSSNSNPYPGHGMYNGLRDPYAALPYGGRPTGHPSELRSSPYYSYGGDDMQPQYDFSEGYPPSRPRTAEGPGYPLARDDGAYLGGRRDLHPSSRGEDPYLGSRGEPGPSLRGRSVEDSYDRSFYRY; via the exons ATGGCAAAACGGACTGGGTTGTACACTGCCTGCTTGATTCTCTTCCCATTGGCATTCGCGGCTTTCGTGGTGGGATTTGGATGTCCAGTTTGGATCGCCAATTCGGACATAAACTTCGGACTGTGGCAAACTTGTTCTCGTGTCTTCATAGACTGCGGTACGTTCGATTTCGATGAAGGAGAAG ACTGGCTGATCGGGGTGCGTGCAGTGGAGATATTCGCCCTTGTGATGCTGGCAGTGGCAGCTGCACAACTTGCTTACGAAACCTGCTGTGGTAACTTCAGCGGGCGCAACGCCGCGCAGCGCGTCGCTCCCGGCTTCCTGTGTGTTCTTGGAG gatcagGCGGCCTGGCGGGCATCATAGTGTACGCCATCAAGACGAACGACGGGATCACAGGGGACACTGTGTACGGCTGGGCTCTGATGCTGGTGGCTGCAGGGGCGGCCCTGGCGTTTCTGCTGGGCGTCGGCTTCTTCGTGTCGGGATGTGCTTTAGAGAAGAGAGA GGAGGACCCAGACAAGGCCCCAATCAACGCCTACGGCACGCCATACCTTCCCTCCTCCTCGCAGGGTGGGGACAGCCACGAGATGACCGCCTTCACCAACAAGGCCGGGCCGGCAAGAGAGGACGGGGCCGCCAGACCCTACCTCcccggcagcagcaacagcaacccgTACCCAGGCCACGGCATGTACAACGGCCTGAGGGACCCTTACGCCGCCCTCCCTTACGGCGGCAGACCCACGGGACACCCCAGCGAGCTGAGGAGCTCGCCGTACTACTCTTACGGCGGGGATGACATGCAGCCCCAGTACGACTTCAGCGAGGGATACCCGCCCAGCCGCCCGCGCACGGCAGAGGGCCCGGGCTACCCCCTCGCCAGAGACGACGGCGCGTATCTCGGCGGGCGGAGGGATCTCCATCCCAGCTCCAGAGGGGAGGATCCCTACCTCGGCTCCCGGGGGGAGCCCGGGCCCAGCCTCCGCGGGAGGTCGGTGGAAGACTCCTACGACAGGAGCTTCTACAGATACTGA